A portion of the Celeribacter baekdonensis genome contains these proteins:
- a CDS encoding tripartite tricarboxylate transporter TctB family protein has protein sequence MERLKTFVELFQRQRRPGDFVFATAFMVFAVVSLMLLPQETRWVEKTPLFAQPAFWPAIGIFMMVGFGAVHLIGSIASERSPGRGKEVLYWAQSLEFVAWFLAYVLAVPVIGYLPASILFSVLLVWRLGYRSPQSFAIAAIFGFAVVAVFKAGLNVKVPSGALYAYLPDSIRTFMMVNF, from the coding sequence ATGGAGCGCCTTAAAACCTTTGTTGAGCTGTTTCAGCGCCAACGTCGCCCCGGCGATTTCGTATTTGCCACGGCTTTTATGGTCTTCGCCGTCGTGAGTTTGATGCTTTTGCCGCAAGAAACCCGCTGGGTCGAAAAAACCCCGCTGTTTGCCCAGCCGGCGTTTTGGCCCGCCATTGGTATTTTTATGATGGTTGGGTTCGGCGCGGTGCATTTGATCGGCTCAATCGCGTCTGAACGTAGTCCCGGGCGCGGCAAAGAAGTGCTCTACTGGGCGCAATCTCTGGAATTCGTGGCGTGGTTTTTGGCCTATGTCCTCGCCGTTCCCGTGATCGGATACCTGCCCGCCTCAATACTCTTCTCCGTGCTGTTGGTCTGGCGTCTTGGCTATCGCAGCCCTCAAAGTTTCGCCATTGCCGCCATCTTCGGCTTCGCAGTCGTTGCCGTGTTTAAGGCCGGCCTCAATGTCAAAGTGCCCTCAGGCGCGCTGTATGCCTATCTTCCCGACAGCATCCGCACCTTCATGATGGTCAATTTCTAA